Proteins from a genomic interval of Bradysia coprophila strain Holo2 chromosome X, BU_Bcop_v1, whole genome shotgun sequence:
- the LOC119082150 gene encoding acetylcholine receptor subunit beta-like 1 has product MPIYATYLLQMDKPILLLLATIFICFFSGQVSCSEDEERLVRDLFRGYNKLIRPVQNMTQKVDVRFGLAFVQLINVNEKNQIMKSNVWLRLVWSDYQLQWDEADYGGIGVLRLPPDKVWKPDIVLFNNADGNYEVRYKSNVLIYPNGEVLWVPPAIYQSSCTIDVTYFPFDQQTCIMKFGSWTFNGDQVSLALYNNKNFVDLSDYWKSGTWDIIEVPAYLNVYSEGNQPTETDITFYIIIRRKTLFYTVNLILPTVLISFLCVLVFYLPAEAGEKVTLGISILLSLVVFLLLVSKILPPTSLVLPLIAKYLLFTFIMNTVSILVTVVIINWNFRGPRTHRMPMWIRTVFLHYLPAMLLMKRPRKTRLRWMMEMPGMSVPPHPNPYGSPTELPKHISSINAKQAKMEVMELSDLHHPNCKINRKINCGGDLGGVTDSCRRESESSDSILLSPEASKATEAVEFIAEHLRNEDLYIQTREDWKYVAMVIDRLQLYIFFIVTTAGTVGILMDAPHIFEYVDQDRIIEIYRGK; this is encoded by the exons ATGCCAATTTACGCCACTTATCTGCTACAAATGGATAAACCGATACTTTTACTGCTTGCaactattttcatttgttttttctcTGGACAag TGTCTTGTTCAGAAGATGAGGAACGATTGGTGCGCGATCTGTTTCGCGGATACAATAAATTGATTCGACCCGTTCAAAATATGACACAAAAAGTGGACGTTCGATTTGGATTGGCATTTGTTCAGCTCATTAATGTG AACGAGAAGAATCAAATTATGAAGTCGAATGTTTGGTTGCGTCTCGTCTGGAGCGATTATCAATTGCAATG GGACGAAGCTGATTACGGTGGAATCGGTGTTCTACGCTTGCCGCCCGATAAAGTTTGGAAGCCGGACATTGTCTTATTCAATAA cGCCGACGGCAATTACGAAGTTCGATATAAATCAAACGTGCTAATCTACCCGAACGGTGAAGTGCTCTGGGTTCCGCCAGCCATCTATCAAAGTTCGTGCACTATCGATGTCACCTATTTTCCATTCGATCAGCAAACTTgcatcatgaaattcggttcatgGACATTTAATGGTGATCAGGTTTCGTTGGCACTgtacaacaataaaaatttcgttgatttatCGGATTACTGGAAGTCTGGCACATGGGACATTATTGAGGTGCCTGCTTATTTGAATGTGTACAGCGAGGGAAATCAACCGACTGAAACAGACATCACATTCTACATTATAATACGGCGGAAGACGTTGTTCTACACAGTGAATTTAATTCTTCCAACGGTTTTGATCTCGTTCCTTTGCGTGCTGGTGTTCTATTTGCCGGCCGAAGCTGGAGAAAAG GTCACGCTTGGTATCAGTATTTTACTGTCACTGGTTGTGTTCTTGTTGCTGGTATCAAAAATTCTTCCACCTACATCACTTGTGCTTCCATTAATAGccaaatatttactttttactTTCATCATGAACACTGTTTCTATATTGGTAACAGTTGTCATTATTAACTGGAATTTCAGAGGACCCAGAACCCATCG aatGCCAATGTGGATTCGTACAGTCTTCCTGCACTATCTACCGGCTATGTTGCTAATGAAGCGTCCGCGAAAGACTCGCCTTCGTTGGATGATGGAAATGCCGGGAATGAGTGTACCACCGCATCCAAATCCGTACGGATCACCAACCGAACTTCCGAAACATATCAGTTCCATAAATGCCAAACAAGCGAAAATGGAGGTTATGGAGTTGTCCGATCTACATCATCCGAATTGTAAAATCAATCGGAAAATCAACTGCGGTGGAGATCTGGGTGGTGTTACGGATTCGTGCCGGCGTGAAAGCGAAAGTTCGGACTCAATTTTGTTATCGCCAGAAGCGAGTAAGGCAACGGAAGCAGTGGAATTTATCGCAGAGCATCTGCGCAACGAAGACCTTTACATTCAG ACTCGTGAAGATTGGAAATACGTTGCAATGGTCATCGACAGATTACAGctttacatattttttattgttacaaCCGCCGGTACCGTTGGCATTTTGATGGATGCACCGCATATTTTTGAATATGTCGATCAAGACCGTATTATTGAAATCTATCGCGGcaagtaa
- the LOC119082738 gene encoding receptor-binding cancer antigen expressed on SiSo cells, with amino-acid sequence MIVFSFKELHQLHQKHKMLLRHICARLKSTLVLFISIFKRALCCFSRKRRDSFSECEMLSSVNVVSESSSTRRRSEADRDWNSWDDAPRTVDEHIELYRQKLSLQNSPPADQTKEPDFFQDMTPKIIKQQKVLLQSDSDIPTNFSRLQATTANIPAIGADLEDWTDDDQPSVAWEELNDEHTKHIIREKRKELRAQKQQQKQKASSSSMKNQPILLAERIDSRRS; translated from the exons ATGattgtattttcatttaagGAGCTACATCAGCTACATCAAAAACATAAGATGTTGTTGAGACACATCTGTGCTCGCCTAAAATCAACTTTAGTTTTATTCATATCAATATTCAAGCGTGCACTATGCTGTTTCTCGCGTAAACGTAGAGATTCATTTTCAGAATGCGAAATGTTGAGTTCTGTTAATGTTGTATCCGAAAGTTCATCAACAAGGCGCAGGAGTGAG GCCGACCGAGATTGGAATTCTTGGGATGATGCACCACGAACGGTTGATGAACATATTGAACTGTATCGACAGAAATTATCTTTACAAAATTCACCACCAGCGGACCAGACCAAAGAACCGGATTTTTTTCAG GATATGACACCGAAAATAATCAAACAACAAAAGGTCTTGCTCCAAAGTGACAGCGACattccaacaaatttttcacGGCTACAAGCAACGACTGCAAATATACCGGCCATTGGGGCTGACTTGGAAGACTGGACGGACGACGATCAGCCGAGTGTTGCGTGGGAGGAACTGAATGATGAACACACCAAGCACATAATAAGAGAAAAGCGAAAAGAATTGCGTGCTcaaaagcaacaacaaaaacaaaaggcGTCGAGTAGTTCGATGAAGAATCAACCGATTTTACTGGCAGAAAGAATAGATTCTCGGAGATCCTAA
- the LOC119082491 gene encoding ELAV-like protein 3 isoform X1, whose translation MIANGLEASQQNGRSGSIGSAQDDAKTNLIVNYLPQTMTQEEVKSLFSSIGEVESCKLIRDKVTGQSLGYGFVNYQRAEDADKAVSTFNGLRLQNKTIKVSFARPSSDAIKGANLYVSGLSKSMTQQDLENLFTPFGQIITSRILCDNITGLSKGVGFIRFDQRAEAERAIQSLNGTTPKGATEPITVKFANNPSSNLNKALPPLAAYLTPQSNRRFAGPIHHHPTGRFRFSPLTGDLLGNAILPTNAINGSGWCIFVYNLAPETEENVLWQLFGPFGAVQSVKVIKDLQTNKCKGFGFVTMTNYDEAVVAIQSLNGYTLGNRVLQVSFKTNNTKSKAN comes from the exons ATGATAGCAAACGGTTTAGAAGCAAGTCAACAGAATGGCCGTTCCGGGTCAATTGGTAGCGCACAAGACGATgccaaaacaaatttaattgttaaTTATTTACCACAAACGATGACACAAGAGGAGGTGAAATCCTTGTTTTCTAGTATTGGAGAAGTGGAAAGTTGTAAGCTGATTAGGGATAAGGTCACTG GTCAAAGTTTAGGTTATGGTTTTGTTAATTATCAAAGAGCAGAAGATGCGGATAAAGCTGTAAGCACATTTAACGGTCTCAGACTGCAAAACAAGACAATAAAG GTATCATTCGCTCGTCCCAGTTCCGATGCAATTAAAGGTGCCAATCTGTACGTATCAGGTTTATCAAAAAGCATGACACAACAAGacttggaaaatttatttaccccGTTCGGACAAATAATTACATCACGAATTTTATGCGATAATATCACAG GGCTGTCCAAAGGTGTCGGTTTCATTCGGTTCGATCAACGAGCAGAAGCCGAACGAGCAATTCAATCGCTAAATGGTACAACACCGAAAGGAGCTACAGAACCAATTACAGTCAAATTTGCAAATAATCCGAGCAGTAATTTAAATAAGGCGTTACCACCGCTAGCTGCTTATTTAACGCCGCAATCAAATCGAAGATTCGCCGGTCCAATTCATCATCATCCAACTGGACGATTTAG ATTTTCGCCTTTAACTGGTGATCTGCTGGGTAATGCCATTCTTCCAACAAACGCCATCAACGGTTCCGGCTGGTGTATTTTCGTTTACAATTTAGCTCCAGAAACTGAAGAAAACGTTTTATGGCAA cTTTTCGGTCCATTTGGTGCTGTTCAAAGTGTCAAAGTTATCAAAGACTTACAAACCAATAAATGTAAAGGCTTTGGCTTTGTCACTATGACGAATTATGATGAGGCCGTGGTTGCGATTCAATCTCTAAATGGATACACACTCGGCAATCGAGTGCTTCAGGTAAGctttaaaacaaacaatacGAAGAGCAAAGCTAACTAA
- the LOC119082491 gene encoding ELAV-like protein 3 isoform X2, translating into MIANGLEASQQNGRSGSIGSAQDDAKTNLIVNYLPQTMTQEEVKSLFSSIGEVESCKLIRDKVTGQSLGYGFVNYQRAEDADKAVSTFNGLRLQNKTIKVSFARPSSDAIKGANLYVSGLSKSMTQQDLENLFTPFGQIITSRILCDNITGVGFIRFDQRAEAERAIQSLNGTTPKGATEPITVKFANNPSSNLNKALPPLAAYLTPQSNRRFAGPIHHHPTGRFRFSPLTGDLLGNAILPTNAINGSGWCIFVYNLAPETEENVLWQLFGPFGAVQSVKVIKDLQTNKCKGFGFVTMTNYDEAVVAIQSLNGYTLGNRVLQVSFKTNNTKSKAN; encoded by the exons ATGATAGCAAACGGTTTAGAAGCAAGTCAACAGAATGGCCGTTCCGGGTCAATTGGTAGCGCACAAGACGATgccaaaacaaatttaattgttaaTTATTTACCACAAACGATGACACAAGAGGAGGTGAAATCCTTGTTTTCTAGTATTGGAGAAGTGGAAAGTTGTAAGCTGATTAGGGATAAGGTCACTG GTCAAAGTTTAGGTTATGGTTTTGTTAATTATCAAAGAGCAGAAGATGCGGATAAAGCTGTAAGCACATTTAACGGTCTCAGACTGCAAAACAAGACAATAAAG GTATCATTCGCTCGTCCCAGTTCCGATGCAATTAAAGGTGCCAATCTGTACGTATCAGGTTTATCAAAAAGCATGACACAACAAGacttggaaaatttatttaccccGTTCGGACAAATAATTACATCACGAATTTTATGCGATAATATCACAG GTGTCGGTTTCATTCGGTTCGATCAACGAGCAGAAGCCGAACGAGCAATTCAATCGCTAAATGGTACAACACCGAAAGGAGCTACAGAACCAATTACAGTCAAATTTGCAAATAATCCGAGCAGTAATTTAAATAAGGCGTTACCACCGCTAGCTGCTTATTTAACGCCGCAATCAAATCGAAGATTCGCCGGTCCAATTCATCATCATCCAACTGGACGATTTAG ATTTTCGCCTTTAACTGGTGATCTGCTGGGTAATGCCATTCTTCCAACAAACGCCATCAACGGTTCCGGCTGGTGTATTTTCGTTTACAATTTAGCTCCAGAAACTGAAGAAAACGTTTTATGGCAA cTTTTCGGTCCATTTGGTGCTGTTCAAAGTGTCAAAGTTATCAAAGACTTACAAACCAATAAATGTAAAGGCTTTGGCTTTGTCACTATGACGAATTATGATGAGGCCGTGGTTGCGATTCAATCTCTAAATGGATACACACTCGGCAATCGAGTGCTTCAGGTAAGctttaaaacaaacaatacGAAGAGCAAAGCTAACTAA